CTCCACTAAAGCTTTTGTAGCTTGCACCTTTTTTACTTCTCTTATCACTTTGATGGTCCTTATATACATTTCCCCCTTTTTTAATGCACATCCAAAATAtacaagaaacaaagaactacagatgctggctaatacacagaaggaaacaaagggttggagttactcaatgggtcaggcagcatctctggagaatatcatcgagtcctgaaacattgcctatctatgttttccagctgagtttcttcagcactttgtgttcttttgtccaAAATAAAACATACTCTTTAATTTAATTGTCAGTGGAAGAATAATCAATGACCTTAAATAGTATTGTTCTCCCTTGCATGGATTTCTTCACTGTTTTATTTCTGGAACAATAGCAGATGGCTCAAGCTTCTAACTACCAACGTTGCGTCTATGTTTTTTGCTAAAATTAGCCCACAGTACAAAATATAATCTACACATTCACCTTGACCAGCTTGTTTATAACACAGACAACTGCAATGTATTACAGTCTATGAACTACCTTGCACTCATTTAAACAAAGCAAATGTGAAAGGAGAAAAAGAACCAACATTAACTTTGCCAACAAGTCCCAGGTTGTCAACCTTACCTGTCAACAATTTGTTCCTCAGAATTGTCTCCTTAATTATGTCATAGGTTATAAGCTCTGAACAGTTGACAATAGCATTCCGAGCAATGTTAGGGAAAGTTCCTAAGGAAAGATAAACAAGGTTTGATTAATGCAACTGAAATACCCCGATATACACGCACAGTATGCCAACCCATTGTTGTCATCTGCACCTTTCCAAAGGCCTTGAACTCCCTCCTCTTTGGCTATTGATTTATAGGCCTGGAGCGTTCCATTGTATCGTTTCCGAGCACCCTGAATGTTCTTCTGTGCCTGAAAACGAACTTTAACCACATCCATTGGTTGAGCCAGTGCAACAGCAAGTCCCCCTGTGGTGCAGGCTGCGAGTGCGGCGGTGCCTATACTGGCATCTGCAGGGGAAGATGGGATTAATCAGTATTCCACACCACACCAGGACTGAACTACGTAATTACAAACTATGTGTTTAACATCTTTGTGTTATTTTACAGCAGATATAATTACCATTGACAATATTCCACATTTTATTGTAATCCTCCTTAAAATGGCCAACATGCCTTTAAAACGAACTGAGACAGAGCGCAGCATAAATTGAAGCATTTAAATATTAGTATCCTCTAGATACTATCTAGATGGTCtagattatctaaatggtggccgactaggaaaaggggagatgcaacgagacctgggtgtcatggtacaccagtcattgaaagtaggcatgcaggtgcagcaggcagtgaagaaagcgaatggtatgttagctttcatagcaaaaggatttgagtataggagcagggaggttctattgcagttgtacagggtcttggtgagaccacacctggagtattgcgtacagttttggtctccaaatctgaggaaggacattattgccatagagggagtacagagaaggttcaccagactgattcctgggatgtcaggactgtcttatgaagaaagactggatagacttggtttatactctctagaatttaggagattgagaggggatcttatagaaacttataaaattcttaaggggttggacaggctagatgcaggaagattgctcccgatgttggggaagtccaggacaaggggtcacagcttaaggataagggggaaatcctttaaaaccgagatgagaagaactttttttcacacagagagtggtgaatctctggaactctctgccacagagggtagtcgaggccagttcattggctatatttaagagggagttagatgtggcccttgtggctaaggggatcagagggtatggagagaaggcaggtacgggatactgagttggatgatcagccatgatcatattgaatggcggtgcaggctcgaagggccgaatggtctactcctgcacctaatttctatgtttctatacgtgACTGTGTACATTCACTACTTATCAATACTTTTCACTGAGATATGTGTATTGTTTTAACGGCTTCGCTGGAAGATATTTGTATCTATTTACCCGGAATATCTATACATTGATTCCATTCACTTTCTTCCATCTGATAACTATGTGTACTTACTGTGTTCATTACCTGGATCAACATCGCGATTCTATCAATTTGCAGAGCTACAAGACGGGAGCGGGAGAATAGAAGGAACCGGATAACTCTAGAGAGAGCTGGTatcgactcgatgggtcgaattgtCCCCTCTGTACCATTATAATTGTTTCATCAGCATAGTCTTGCAGCCCAaaccgtccatgccgaccaagatgtcccatctaaggtaGTCCCATTTAGAGTCATTGGTTGATAGAGCTGTACATTCTGTGATTCTAAATCTGTGAACTTATTTTTACCTGAGATATTTGCACAATCGCTGTTAATTTTCTACTAGAAATATTTGTACATTCACACCATACTCCTACCAGGTGTTTGTGTATCTCTAACCGCTCATGTGTTTATGCTCTCATAATGTTGTATGATGATATTTTTACTTAATCCTTGTGTCAGCCACAATAGGAAGGAAGATCTGCCTCCAACTATTCGCTCCTCTCTATCGTCTACCAATGATTTCCGTTCACTCACTCGGTTTTAATTATATTCGTCCCTCCAAGATAATTCTCCGCGCATTAAGTTAAAACTCtgcaaagtcaatgttcattctcaGTGCTTCTTCGCCCTGTGGTGTGTGTGCGTTCATTCGTTGCGTTAATTCATTCATTTGTATCACAGAAATATCCCAATCTTAGCCAATATCATGATTACAGTATGTGATATGATCGTCGCTTCTATATACTCAATGTAGAGTGAATTGCCCAATGTGTTTAATATTTCCGCTTCCCCGGCAGTTGTTACTTACGGTCATTGCCTCTGCTGTAAAACTGTTTGACAGAATCATACAGTCCGATTCTAATTGAAGCGAAGCTCATTTGTCTCTGCAGCCCAGCCACCAGACCACTGTATAAACTCAAGGGTCCTTCTGTTCTGACCATGGTGACCACGGTCCCCAAAACCCCGCGGTATTTGATACTTGTGGATCCGTGGCAACTTGCAGCTTCTCCTTGAATCTAAAGCAGACGCGCGAGTTACTCGTGGATAACAACAACAGAAATAATTTTTCCTAATTTCACTTTCACCGCTTAAACCAATAATCTAATTTCGTCACCGAGACATTTGAGTTTCAAAATACATTTCGGAgagaacaaaaaaataaataatgtttttGTTTGTTCCGCTCGTTACCTGTAATCTAACTTTAGCCGTGTCTAAGGGGAAGGTGATGAGATCGGCGATGCAAGCTGCCGTGCCAGCACTCAGGAAGCGCACACCGGGAGTTGGAGGAACTATGGATGGTTTCAACCCTACCATCCTGACCAAAGATTGCAAAACCTCGCCAGGATCTAGAGGGAAGGAATGAAGAAGGCACGTCGTTGGCTACTCAGGTTACCAAGGTGGCTGATGCATTGGCTTTGAAGGTTCTTTTTTGCATTCATTGGAACAGAAAAATAAATCTGTGCTATTTCACACATTGTACGTCTCTTTTCCCATATGTAAATAGTCTACATCTCTCATAAGTCCATGGACATTTCCAGCACCATGTTGTCTGTATTCATAGTCTTTTCACCAGTCCTATAACCCCACCAGTCCCTCCTCTATTAATTTCCTGAAGACTAGAACACATGATTACACTGCCGCCGGTGTCCCTCCCACCCCTTTCACATGGTAATCACGGGCAGCATTTTACACGTTGTTACACCATTCTCACATCTCCTAATGGAAGCACCAAATCGCTACAATTTGTCATGCTACATGTTTTGTATTTGTTGAGTCACGCAGGcctttcatcccaacttgtccatgctgaccagatgCCTTAtctgagctagttccatttggccACACttggctcaatagacaatagacaataggtgcaggagcaggccatttggcccttcgagccagcaccgccattcaatgtgatcatggctgatcatccccaatcagtaccccgttcctgccttctccccatatcccctgactccactatttttaagagccctatctagctctctcttgaaagccgatatccctctaaacccttcctatccatgcatctgtccaagtgtctgttaaatattgttattttgcCTGTATCTCCTCTGGAAGATCATTCCATATACCGACCATCAAAATTAAATTTTATTcataaataatatttacaaaaatTACATAactgcatataaccatataaccatataacaatgacagcacggaaacaggtcatctcggccctacaaggctgttccgaacaactttttttcccttagtcccacctgcctgcactcataccataaccctccattcccttctcatccatatgcctatccaatttatttttaaattataccaatgaacctgccgccaccacttccactggaagctcattccacaccgctaccactctctgagtaaagaagttccccctcatgttacccctaaacttctgtcccttaattctgaagtcatgtcctcttgtttgaatcttccctattctcaaagggaaaagcttgatcacaacaactctctatccctctcatcattttaaagacctctatcaagtccccccttaaccttctgcgctccagagaatgaagacctaacttattcaacctatctctgtaacttagttgttgaaacctaggcaacattctagtaaatctcctctgtactctctctattttgttgacat
The sequence above is a segment of the Amblyraja radiata isolate CabotCenter1 chromosome 1, sAmbRad1.1.pri, whole genome shotgun sequence genome. Coding sequences within it:
- the ucp1 gene encoding mitochondrial brown fat uncoupling protein 1, translating into MVGLKPSIVPPTPGVRFLSAGTAACIADLITFPLDTAKVRLQIQGEAASCHGSTSIKYRGVLGTVVTMVRTEGPLSLYSGLVAGLQRQMSFASIRIGLYDSVKQFYSRGNDHASIGTAALAACTTGGLAVALAQPMDVVKVRFQAQKNIQGARKRYNGTLQAYKSIAKEEGVQGLWKGTFPNIARNAIVNCSELITYDIIKETILRNKLLTDNFPCHFLAAFGAGFCTTVVASPVDVVKTRYMNSLPGQYKSALSCAQTMLFEEGSTAFYKG